The following DNA comes from Phytohabitans rumicis.
CCCAGGCCCACACCGTCCGCCTCACGGGAACACATACGGTGACGAGCCCATTTGGGTTCATTCGAAGTTGGCCAGCAGGTCGCTGTGGTGCACGACGGCCGCGAATCCGTCCGCGAGCCGGCGCGAAAGATACGCCGCCGCCGCCGGCCCGGCCAGTTCCGGACGCTGCTCGACGGCGGCGCCGACCCATCCGCGCAGCCACTCGGCCGCGAGGTCGGCCCGTGCGGGGCCGAGCCGCCACGGGCTCGGCGCCACCCGCACGGCCATGCCGAGCCGGGTGAACGCCGCGGCCGCCGCGTCGACCGCGTCGGGGCCGAGCAGGTCCCGCCCGCCGGTGCGGCGGCGCTGGTGCTCGTTGAACGCCGCCTCGATCGACGCGTCCAGCGGGTCGGCCGGGGTGAGTTCCACGCGGCCGGTCACGGAGATGGTCAGCAGCGCGGGGCACCCCGCGCCCGCGCACGCCTCGACCAGCCGGTCCAGCTCCGCACGGGTGAGCAGGTCCAGCAGCGCGGACGCGGTGACCAGGTCGGCGCCGGCGAGGTCGGTGGCGGTCAGCCGGGTGACGTCCGCCTGCCGGGTCTCCACCGAGACGCCGGCGGGCAGGCCGGCCGCGGCGAGGGCGAGCAGGTCCGGGTCCGCGTCGTACAGCACCCAGTGCTGCGGGCCGGGCAGCCGGCCGGCGAGCCAGCGCCCCATCGAGCCGGTGCCGCAGCCCAGGTCGCGGATCACCTTCGGTGCCGCGCCGAGCAGGGGTTCGAGCAGCGAAAGCGCGCGGGCGTCGGCGTCGGCCGGTTCCCGCAGCGCCAGCCAGGTCGGGCTGAACGCCATCAGATCATTCCCACCACGTCGGTCACCGCGCGGGCGGTGACATCCCAACCGGTCAAGGTCTCGCGCCGGGCGCGCGCGGCGGCCCGCAGGCGCTCCCGGGTGTCCGGCTCGCCGAGCCAGCGCCGCAGCGCCCCGGCCAGCGCCGCCACGTCGCCCGGCGGCACCAGCAGCCCCGGCACCGCGCCGCTGGGCGCGTGCCCCAGCGCCTCCGGCACCCCGCCCACGGCCGTGGCCAGCACCGGCACGCCGCGGGCCAGGGCCTCGGTCACCACCATCCCGTACGTCTCCGCGTGCGACGCCAGCACCAGCAGGTCGGCGGCGGCGTAGCGGGCGTCCAGGTCGGCGCCGACCTGCGCGCCCTCGAACCGCACCCGCCCGTCCAGCCCGTGCGCGGCTACCAGCCGGTCCAGCCGGTCCGGGTCGCCGGCGCCGGCGCACAGGCACTCCCAGGGCCACTCGGCGACCTTCGCCAGCGCCGCGACCAGCACGTCGTGCCCCTTGCGCGGGGTCAGGGCGGCGACGCACAACAAGCGCCTGCCGTCCGGCGTACCCGATGCGAGTGATGCGCGGTCGGCTCCCGGCGCGGCCACGTGGACCCGTGCGGGCGCCAGCCCGTGGTGCTCGACCAGCCGGCGCGCGGTCGTGGCGCTGGTCGCGACGACGGCCGCCGCGGCCCGCAGCGTGGCCCGCTCCCGGGCGTCCAGCTCCGCGGCCTCGCCGGGGGTCAGGCCGGTCTCGTCGGCGAGCGGCAGGTGCACCAGCACGGCCAGGCGCAGCCTGGCCGCCGCCGGCACGACCACCTCGGGCGCCGCGCACGCCACCAGGCCATCCACGAAGACAGCAGATCCATCTGGTACGCCAAGCAACGCACCGGCCAGCGCGGATCGTTCGGCATCCCCCGCCCAGGGCCAGTCCCCGGGCACGAAGACCTCGCGCACACCGAGCTCCTGGCACACCCGCCGGTTGTAGTTGGTGCCCCCGCTCGGGCCGCTCAGCTCCGGTGCAACGAACCTCACAGCCCGCGCTCGTAGGAGGCCCAGGCGATGTGCGACTCGTGCAGGGTGACCGTGATGCCGGTCAGGCCGCGGGCGCCCTCGCCGAGGTCGCCGGCGTGCACCCGGTCGGCGAGGCGGTCCGCGATGACCTTGGCGAGGGCCTCCGTCGACGTGTTGACCCCGGCGAACTCCGGCTCGTCGTCGAGGTTGCGGTAGTTGAGCTCGGCCAGCACGCCGCCCAGCTCCGCGGACGCCTTGCCGATGTCGACGACGATGTTGTCGGCGTCCAGTTCGGGTCGGCGGAATGTCGCGTCCACGACAAAGGTCGCCCCGTGCAAGCGCTGGGCGGGGCCGAAAACCTCGCCGCGGAAGCTGTGAGCGACCATGATGTGGTCACGGACGGTGATGCTGAACAAGGGCGTCAGTCTCCATATCTCACGACGTGGCACAGGGCCGGCAGGTCGCCGCCGGCCAGCCGGGGCAGCACCTCGGGCAGGTCGTCGAAGTCGCACTCGCCGCTGATCAGCGCGTCGAACGCCGGGTCGGCGAGCAACTCCAGGGCTAGGGCCAGCCGGTCGGCGAAGCTGCGCCGGCCCCGCTGCGCCGGCGACACCGTACCCACCTGGCTGCCGCGTACGACCAGCCGGCGGGAGTGGAAGTGCTCACCCAGCGGCACGCTGACCCGGCGGTCGCCGTACCAGCTCAGCTCGACGACGGTGCCCTCCGGGGCGAGCAGCTCCAGCGACCGGGCCAGCCCCGCCTCGGTGGCGCTGGCGTGGACGACCAGGTCGCGCTCGCCGTCCGCGTCGCCGGGCAGCGCGAAGTCGACGCCGAGCGCCGTCGCCACCTCCGCCCGCCCGGGGTCGACGTCGACGAGCTGCACCCGTACGCCGGGGAAGCGGGCCAGCAGGGCGGCCACGCAGCTGCCGACCATGCCGGCTCCGACCACCGCGACCCGGTCGCCGACCAGGGGAGCGGCGTCCCAGAGGGCGTTCACGGCGGTCTCCACGGTGCCGGCGAGCACGGCCCGGCGAGCCGGTACGGAGTCCGGCACGGTGGTGACCGCGGTGGCCGGCACGGCGTACCGCGTCTGGTGCGGGTACAGGCAGAAGACGGTCCGGCCGAGCAGCGCCGGCGGGCCCTCCTCGACCACGCCGACGTTGAGGTAGCCGTACTTCACCGGGCCCGGAAAGTCGCCCTCCTGAAAGGGGGCGCGCATCGCCGAGTGCTGGCTCGCCGGCACGCCGCCGCGGAACACGAGCGTCTCGGTGCCCCGGCTCACGCCCGAGTACAGAGTCCGTACGAGCACCTGGTCGGGGCCGTGCCGGGCGACCGTGACCGGGCGGATCTCGCCGTGACCGGGAGTGCGGAGCCAGAACGCGCGGTCACGCAGCGTCATTGGCGTCCTTCCTCAAACCCGGCTGAACCGAAATCGCCTGTCGACCGTTCAACAGGTGAGCTGCGGTTAACCATACGCGGCGACGGGAACGGCTAAGACGACTGCGGAGGAATGTTGACTGTCAGCGATCGCCCCATCGCCACACCCTCGGTGGACGGACCGACGGTGGGCATGGCGGTCCAGTTCGTCCTGCTGGGGGCCCTCGCCGCCGGAGTGGGCCTGGGCGCCGCCGGATGGCTCGCCGGAACGGCGTACGCCGGCGTCACCTGGGTCGTGCTGAGCCGCGCCATGCGCCGGTCCGGCATGAGCCTGCTCGGTCCGGCCAACCAGGTGACCCTCGCCCGCGCGACGCTGGTCGGGGTGTGACGGCGCTGACGGCCGACTCACTCCGCGGGGCGGTGCCGATCGCGGCCCTGGTCACCCTGGCGGCCGTCGCGCTGGCGCTGGACGCGGTCGACGGGCAGGTCGCCCGGCGTACCGGCTCCACGTCGGTGCTCGGCGCGCGCTTCGACATGGAGGTCGACGCCGTCCTGATCATGGTGCTGAGCGTCGTCGTCGCCGGGTCGCTGGGCCCCTGGGTGCTGGCGATCGGCGCCTTCCGGTACGTCTTCGTCGCGGCCGCCTGGGCGCTACCCTGGCTGCGCGGTTCGCTGCCCCTCGCTTCTCCCGCAAGGTGGTAGCCGCCACCCAGGGCATAGTCCTGGTGGTAGCCGCCTCCGGCGCCCTGCCCTACCCGGCCGCACTGGCGATCGTCGCCCTATCCCTGGCGGTTCTCACCTGGTCCTTCACCCGCGACACCGTCTGGCTCTGGCACCACCGCGAGATCCGCTCCCGTTGATCATGAAGTTATCCGCGGAGATGATCTCCTTCGGCGCGATAGCTTCATGATCAACGGGACGAGCGGAGGACGCGGACGCCGTATGCCGGGAGGTTGACGGTGGCGGTGGGGGTGCCGGTGTCGAGGTCCGCCAGGGGGTGCCCTCCAGGGTGACGGTCAGCGGGTCTGGGGATTGGCTGACCAGCCAGATGAACTGGGTGCCGTCGTCGCGGACCAGGCGGTCGACCAGCACGCTCGGGTCGCCGGAGCGGACCGGGGGGCGTACGCCGGCGTGGTCGGCGAGCGCGGCGTACAGGCGCCAGGTCTGCTCGGGGTTGACCTCCGGGGTGGCCGCCGCCATCGCTTCCAGGGGTAGGTGCACAGCACCAGCGCGCCCGTCCCCACCGCGCGCCGCAGCAGGGCCGGCCGGCCTTCCGCGTCGGTGGCGATCACCTCGGCGTCCACGGGGTCCACCGGCAGGTACGCGCGCTGGTGCGGGTTGCCGCCGGCGGTGAACGACAGCACGGTGCCGGCGGCCAGCGACCCGAGGTCCCGCTGGAACGTGAACTCCACCGTGTCGGCGGTGATCCGGTCGACGATGCCGTACCGGAGCCGGTGGCGTACGCCGAACAGCGCGTTGAGCCCGGCGTACCAGGGGCCGCGCTGGTTGTCGGTGCCGCCGTGGCAGTACGAGACGTACACGGTCGCGCCGGCGTGGGCGAGGGCCTCCAGGCGGCGCCAGCCGGGGCCGGTCAGCTGCTTGGCCGACGGCAGCAGGTAGAGCCGGCAGTCGTCGGTGATGCCGCCGCTCTCCCGGACGATCCCGGCGGGCACGCCGGCCTCGCGGGCGGTCAGGTACGCCTGCTCGATCGCGGCCAGCGCGGCGGCCTGGTCGCCGAGGTCGGTGAACGGGTGCTCGCTGTCCACGTGGGCCGGCACCACGATGCCGACCTCGGTGTCGGCGCGCGCGCACCGCGCCAGGTCGACCGCGTCCAGCACGGTCCGGAAGTCGGCCAGTTCGCGCAGCGCGGACTTCGGCGCGCCGTTGCTGTCGGTCACCCCGAAGTGCAGCTCGAACGGGTGGTGCGAGTACGGCGGCTCGTCGATCAGGTCGTCGAAGTCGGTGTTGTTCCAGGCGACCCAGCCGGCGGAGCCGCCCAGCAGCGAGTTGTGCAGAACCTGGCGGTAGTAGTGGCCGAGGTTCTCCTCCGAGACGAAGTCGGTGGACGCGCCGAACTCCTCCAGCACCACCGGCTTGCCGGCGACCGTGGCCAGCTCGCACAGGAACGCCGTGCGCAGGTGCTGGCGGACCGGGTCGTCGCCCATCGGGTACACGTGTGGGCCGACCCAGTCGACCAGCGGGCCCAGCTCGCGCAGCCGGTAGCCGCTCGGGCTGGCGTTGGTCTCCACGGTCCACGCGCCGTCGCCGATGGACACCGGCTGGTGCGCGCCGCCGGCCCGCAGGCCCTGGATGACCAGCTGCGCCCAGGCGGTGACGGTGGGCACGGTGCCGAGGCCGCCGTACAGCGGCATCTCGTTGGACAGCAGCCAGCCGGCGACGGCGGGATGGCTGGCGAAGCGGCGGGCCATCATCTCGGCGAACCACGCCTGCCGCCCGACCAGCCACACGTCGGCGTACAGGTCGCGGCCGTCCCGCCAGGCCGGGTCCCAGTTCTCGCCGGACATGTGCCCGACGATGAGCGTCGGCACGGTGCGCATGCCGATCGCCTCGTGCAGGTCGAGGAAGTCGGCGAACCGGTCGAGCAGCGTCTCGTCCAGGGTGTCCGGGGTGGGCATGAAGTCCGGCCAGAAGAAGAAGGACCGGGTCATCGTCAGGCCGTGGTCGGCCAGCACCTGTAGTTCCTTCGCCACGGTCTGGCCGTCGTAGCGCGGCCACATGCGTGGCCCGCCCACCCGGGACCAGAAGTTCACTCCCAGCCAGACGCGGTCGGCGGGAGGCAGCGCGAAGGCGCGACGCATGGATGGACTCCTCTGCGGCCAGGTGGTTGCGGGGGTTTGGGCAAGAGCCTTGATGACATCACCGAACCGGTTCAGTGTCAACGGATCTAACAAAGCTGCATCGACACTTGACGTGATCACCCGACCGTGTTTCAGTGTCGTAACTTACGCGGTTCAGTTTCCGCGCTGGGCCCATTGATCATCGACGTAGTCGCCCGAGCCGTATTGCGTGGTCGGTGTCGGCGGGGGCGAGTGCGCCCCGAGGGAGGATATACGTCAATGCGGAATCGATTGCGTTATCTCGCGGCGCTCACGGTGGTGGGCCTCCTGGCGGCCTGCCAGGGAGGCGACGGCAAGTCCAACACCTCCGGTGGCCAGTACCCGCGCAACGAAACCCTCTACACCAGCGGCACCCTGTGGGGCCCGCCGACGAACTGGAACCCCCTCGTGCCCGGCGGTCTCGTCACCGGCACCGAGGGCCTGGTCTACGAGCCCCTGTTCCTCTTCGACCCGGAGACGCTCAAGCTCGAGCCGTGGCTGGCCGAGAAGGGCGAGTGGAGCGCCGACAAGAAGCAGTACACGGTGACCCTGCGCGACGGCGTCAAGTGGGGCGACGGCAAGCCGTTCACCGCCGACGACGTGAAGTTCACCCTCGAGGTCGGCAAGGCCAAGGCCGTGCCGTACAGCAACATCTGGAACTGGGTGTCCCAGGCCGAGGCGGTGGACGCGCGCACCGTGCGGGTCACCTTCTCCGACCCCCGCGTGCAGGAGTGGGAGAACTGGCTCTACCAGCGCGCGATGCTGCCCAAGCACATCTGGGAGTCGCGCTCCGAGGCCGACCTGACCTCGCACAAGAACGAGAAGCCGGTCGGCACCGGGGCGTACGAGTACTCCACCCACGGGCAGGACCGCATGGTCTGGAAGAAGAAGAGCGAGTGGTGGGCGACCAAGGCGCTGGGCCTGGAGGTCAAGCCCACGTACGTCGTCGACATCGTCAACTCCAGCAACGAGGTGGCGCTCGGCCTGCTCACCTCCGGCCGGCTCGACCTGAGCAACAACTTCCTGCCCGGCGTCGCCAACCTGGTCAAGGGCGACTTCCACATCAAGACGTACTACGCCGAGCCGCCGTACATGATCCCGATCAACACGGCGATGCTGATCCCGAACACCACCAAGGCGCCGCTGAACGACGCGGCGTTCCGCAAGGCGCTGGCCCAGGCGATCGACACCAAGAAGATCGCCGAGGGCGTGTACGGCAACATCGTCAAGGCGGCCAACCCGACCGGCCTGCTGCCGTTCTTCGACCAGTATGTCGACCAGGCCACCGTGAGCCAGTCCGGCTTCTCGTACGACACCGGCGCGGCCAAGAGCACCCTGGCCGGCGCCGGCTACCGGGACGCCAACGGCGACGGCAAGGTCGAGGCGCCCGGCGGCAAGGCGATAGCCCTGAAGCTCATCGTCCCGTCCGGCTGGACCGACTGGATGGAGGCGGCCCGGGTGATCGCCGAGGGGGCGCAGGCGGCGGGCATCAACGTCGTCGCCGAGTTCCCGGACAGCGCGGCCGTCGACGACGCGCGCACCACCGGCAAGTTCGACCTGCTCCTGAACAACTGGACCGAGGTCAGCAACACGCCGTGGACGTACTACAACTACATCTACCAACTCCCGGTGCAGAAGCAGCAGTTCGCGGCGAACTTCTCCCGCTACCAGAACCCGCAGGCGTGGAACCTGGTGCAGAAGCTGGCGCGCACAGCCTCCGACGACCCCGCGTACAAGACGACGATCGCCGACCTGCAGAAGGTGCATCTGGCCGAGCTGCCGGCGATCCCGCTCTGGTACAACGGCCTCTGGGCACAGTTCAACGACTCGGTCTGGACCAACTGGCCGTCCTCCGCCCAGGGCGCGCCCAAGTCGTTCCCGTGCACCTGGAACAACATCTGGGAGCTGGGCGCGGTCAAGACACTGACCCAGATCAAGCCCGTCGCGGCTAAGTAAGGGAAAGAGGAGGGCGCGCGTGGGTCGGTACTTCGCCCGCAAGGTGGCGATCTACGTCCTGACGTTCTTCGTCGCCGTGACCATCAACTGGATCGTCCCCCGGTTCATGCCGGGGGACCCGGTCAGCCGGATGCTCAGCCGCCATTCGGTGTCCAACCCGGACGCCGTGGCACCGATGCTCGAGTACTACAACAGCGTCTTCGGCCTGGACGTGCCGCTGTGGCGGCAGTACGTGAACTACTGGGCCGAGCTGTTCCAGGGCAACATGGGCGTGAGCGTCTGGCTGTTTCCGGCACCGGTCACCGAGGTCATCCTGGGCGCCGTGCCGTACACGCTCGCCCTCCTCATCCCGTCGATCCTGCTCAGCTGGTACACCGGCAACAAGGTGGGCGCGCTGGCCGCGCGCCGCAAATGGCTCGACAACAGCGTGCTCCCGCTGGGGTACGCGCTGATGGCCACGCCGTACATGTGGCTGGCGATCCTGCTGGCGTGGAGCCTCGCGATCGTCGCGGGGCTCTTCCCGGTGGCCGGCGGCTACGCCTTCGACCTGCAGCCCAGTCTGTCCTGGACGTTCCTGAACAGCCTGCTGCAGCACTGGTTCCTGCCGTTCCTGTCGCTGTTTCTGGTGGCGTTCGGCGGCTGGGCCATCGGCATGCGCAACCTGATCATCTACGAGCTGGAGGCCGACTACGCGAACTACCTGGAGTCGCTGGGCGCGCCCCGCCGCCTGATCCGCCGGTACGCCTTCCGCAACGCGCTGCTGCCGCAGCTGACCGGCCTGGCCCTGCAACTGGGCGTGCTCGTCGCCGGCGCCCTGGTCACCGAGATCGTGTTCGGCTATCCCGGCCTCGGGCGGCTTATCCTGATGGCCATCCAGAACCAGGACTTCTTCCTGCTCCAGGGCGCCTTCCTCTTCATCGTCATCGGCGTACTGCTCGCCAACTTCATCATCGACATCGTGTACGTCCTGGTCGACCCGCGTACCAGGACCGGCATGCAGGGGAGCGCGGCATGACCGACGTCGAACCCCAGGCCCGGCGAGTCCGCGAGGCGTTCGGTTTCGCGCTGCGCAACGGGAAGTTCGTCGGGGGCGCGGTGGTCGTCCTGGGCTTCCTGGGGCTCGGGCTGATCGCCCCGCTCTTCTTCGACCACGGCCATAGCGAGTACGTCGGGCCGCCCGGCGAGCCGCCGTCCGCCGACTACTGGTTCGGCACCACCACGTTCGGGCAGGACGTGTTTCTGCAGTTCACCCACGGCATCCGGTCGACGTACCTGGTGGGCCTGCTCGGCGGCGGGATCGCCGCGGCCATCGGCATGACGATCGGCTTCGTGGCCGGCTACCGCGGCGGCCTCGTCGACGAGATCCTCAACATGCTGACGAACATCGTGCTCGTGCTGCCCGCCCTCGCGGTGCTGATCATCCTGCACTCGTACATCGGCATCAAGAGCGTGCCGAGCCAGGCCCTGTTCATCGGGCTGTTCTCCTGGCCGTGGGTGGCGCGGGCGGTCCGCGCGCAGACGTTCTCGCTGCGGTCGCGGGACTTCGTCGACCTGGCCCGGCTCAGCGGGATGCGCTCCGGCGCGGTCATCCGCCGGGAGATCGCGCCCAACATGAGCTCCTACCTGTTCATGACGTTCATCCTGCTCTTCGGCGGGGCGGTGCTGGCGGCCGCGACGCTCGACTTCATCGGGCTCGGCCCCACCGACACCATGTCGCTCGGGCTGATGATGAACAACGCGGTGCACTGGAGCGCGTTACAGCTCGGCCTGTGGTGGTGGTTCATCCCGCCGGGGCTCGGCATCACGCTGATCGTCGGATCGCTGTTCATCATGAACGTCGGGCTCGACGAGGTGTTCAACCCGAAGCTGCGGGAGATGTAGGGATGGCACTGAAGGTCGACAACCTCCGGGTGTACTACCGGACCCTGCGCGGCGACGTACGGGCGCTCGACGGCGCCACGTTCACCGTCGCCGACGGCGAGATCATGGGGCTGGCCGGCGAGTCGGGCTGCGGCAAGTCCACGTTGGGCAAGAGCCTGGTCCGGCTGGACGGCCGCATGAAGCACGTCGGCGGCACGGTCGAGCTGGACGGCCAGGTCCTGCCGATCGCGGACGCGCAGGCGATGAACGCGTTCCGGTTCAAGACCGTCTCGGTCATCCCGCAGTACGCGATGAGCGCACTGAACCCCACCCGCAAGATCGGCAAGATGATCTCCGAGCTGCTGACCTCGCGCGGGTTCGACTACGCGGCGATCCGCCCCGAGCTGGAACGGCGGCTACGCCTGGTGGGCCTGGCCAAGGAGGTGCTCGACAACTACCCGATCGAGCTGTCCGGCGGGATGAAGCAGCGGGTGGTCATGGTGCTGTCCACATTGCTCGATCCCCGGCTGCTCATCGCCGACGAGGTCACCTCCGCACTCGACGTGTCGACCCAGCGGGCGGTGGCCGAGGCGCTCGTGGAGTTCCGCGACCGCGGCTTCGTCACCAGCATGATCGTGGTCACCCACGACATCTCGCTGGTGTACCAGATCGCCGACACCATCATGGTCATGTACGCCGGAAAGCTCGCCGAGAAGGCCCCGGCCGAGGCGGTGGTCAACGCGCCGCTGCACCCGTACACGCAGATGCTGATCTCGTCGCTGCCCGAGGTGGGGGTGCGGCACGCCGACAAGCCGCTGACCGGCATCCCGGGCCGCCCACCGGGGCTGCTCAAACCGCCGGCCGGCTGCCGGTTCCGGGCCCGCTGCCCGTACGCGTTCGACAAGTGCGCGCAGGAGCCACCGTTCGTGGAGGTCGACGACGAGCACTACGTGGCCTGCTGGAAGGTGGCGTAGCGATGCTGGAGCTCGACGGGGTCGGCAAGACGTACAAGGTCGGCGCGTTCGGCGGCCGCGAGATGGCCGCGCTGCGCGACGTCAGCTTCGCCGTACGCCCCGGCGAGGTGGTCTCGCTGATCGGGGAGAGCGGCAGCGGCAAGACCACCCTCGGCCGGCTCGTGCTGCGGCTCGCCTCGGTCACCCGTGGCGCGATCCGGTTCGACGGCACCGACGTGTCCCGGCTCAGGGGCCGGCGGCTGACCGGCTACTACCGCCGGGTGCAGGGCGTCTTCCAGGACCCGTTCAGCAGCTACAACCCCATCTTCAAGGCGGACCGGGTGCTGCACGCGATCCGCGCCGGCTTCTTCCCGGGCGTGCCGGCGGCGCGCTGGCGGGAGAAGGTGGACGCCGCCCTGGAAGCCGTCCGGCTCGACCCGGCGCAGGTGCTCAACAAGTACCCGCATCAGCTCAGCGGCGGCCAGTTGCAGCGACTGCTGATCGCGCGGGCGCTGCTGCTGGACATCGAGCTGCTCGTCGCCGACGAGATCATCAGCATGCTGGACGCGTCGACGCGCATCGACGTACTCAATCTGCTGGCCGACCTGAAGGCCCGCGGCCTCGGGATCCTGTTCATCACGCACGACCTGTCCCTGGGCCACTACCTCAGCGACCGGGCGGTGATCCTGCGCCGCGGCGTGGTGGTCGAGACCGGGCCGGCGGACAAGGTGTTCGGCGACCCGCGGCACCCGTACACGCGGACGCTGCTGGCGTCGGTGCCGCAGCTGCACCGCAAGTGGCGCAGCCGGCCCCCTATCGACTCCGCGGATCCTTGTGCCTACCATGGGCTACGCGCCGACGGCAGTTGCGAGGCCGACGGGAAGGTGCCGGCGCTGGCCAGCGTGGATGGCGACCATCTCGTGGGGTGCGCGCGGCTTGGTCAGTAACCCTTGGGGGTCCTGCGGAGATCGTGGGAGCGGTCCCACAATCTGGATCGAATCCATCGATCCAGGAGGACCCTCATGGGTGCACGACGACGAGGTCGTCACGAGTCCACCTCAGCAAGTTCAGTCAGCCGCCGCGGGTTTATCACCCGGGTGGGCGCCACCGCGGCCGGCGCCGTCGCGATCGGGGCGGCCCCCGCGGCCATCGGCGCCCACGAGGCGTACGCCGCCACCCCGGCCGACCGGTTCGGCCGCATGTTCCCCGACCTGCCCCCCTTCATCCCCGCCGACGACCGGCGCCGGGCCGCGCTCATCGACATCGGCAAGCCCGGCGGCATCTTGGACGCCAAGGACCCGCTCGCCGAGGGTCCGGTCCGGCTCATCACCAACCCGGAGCTGAGCCCCAACAACCGCGACAACTCCGACGGCACCACCATCCACATGACCGCCGGGGTCACGTTCTTCGGCCAGTTCCTCGACCACGACATGACGTTCGACACCGCCTCGCCGCTGGGCATCCCGACCACGCCGGAGTCGTCGCCGAACAGCCGTACGCCGTCGTTCGACCTGGACACCGTGTACGGCGGCGGCCCGGTCGCCTCACCCGCCCTCTACGAGTCCGACCGGGTCAAGCTGCGCATCGAGTCCAACGGACTGTTCGAGGACCTGCCGCGCAGCAGCAACGGGACGGCGATCATCGGGGACCCGCGCAACGACGAGAACGCGATCATCGCCGGGTTCCAGTCCGCGTTCATCCTGGCCCACAACCGGATCGTCGACGAGCTGCGGGCCCAGGGCGTACCGGCGGCGCAGCAGTTCGCCCAGGCGCGGCGGACCCTCACCTGGCACTACCACTGGATCATCCTGAAGGAGTTCCTGCCGACCATCGTCGGGCAGTCGATGGTCAACACCATCCTCAGCGGGGGCCGCCGCTGGTTCCGCCCCGACCCCAACCCGGCGTTCATCCCGGTCGAATTCCAGATCGCGTACCGCTTCGGGCACAGCATGATCCGGCCGTCGTACCGGCTGAACCTCGCCGGCAACGCGGACGGCACGCCGTTCTTCGGGTTCATCTTCGACCCGGCCGGCGAGGGCCAGGCCGACCCGGTCGACCTGCGCGGCGGGGCGCGGGCGCGCCGGCGGTTCGTGGGCTGGCAGACGTTCTTCGACTTCGGCGGCGCGCAGACCACCCACGTACGGCCGAACAAGCGGATCGACACGAAGATCTCCACGCCGCTGTTCCACCTGCCGCTCGGCGCGATCGCGAGCGGCGACCCGCCGACCTCGCTGGCCACCCGGAACCTGCTGCGCACCCTGACCTGGGGAGTGCCCGCCGGGCAGCGCATCGCCCAGAACATGGGCAACCCGATGCTGCACCTGCAGGAGCTGGCCGACTACGGAGTGGCCCTGGAGAACCAGACCCCGCTCTGGTACTACGTGCTCGCCGAGGCCGAGCGCCTCGCCAACGGCGTCACCCTCGGCCCGACCGGCGGCCGGATCATCGGCGAGGTCTTCATCGGCCTGCTGCAACTCGACCCCAACGGCTACCTGCGCGTCCAGCCCGGCTGGACGCCCACCCTGCCCGCCGTCACCCCCGGCACGTTCAAGATGACCGACCTGCTGCGCTGGGCGCGGGTGGACCCGGCCAGC
Coding sequences within:
- a CDS encoding class I SAM-dependent methyltransferase; the encoded protein is MAFSPTWLALREPADADARALSLLEPLLGAAPKVIRDLGCGTGSMGRWLAGRLPGPQHWVLYDADPDLLALAAAGLPAGVSVETRQADVTRLTATDLAGADLVTASALLDLLTRAELDRLVEACAGAGCPALLTISVTGRVELTPADPLDASIEAAFNEHQRRRTGGRDLLGPDAVDAAAAAFTRLGMAVRVAPSPWRLGPARADLAAEWLRGWVGAAVEQRPELAGPAAAAYLSRRLADGFAAVVHHSDLLANFE
- a CDS encoding glycosyltransferase family 4 protein, yielding MRFVAPELSGPSGGTNYNRRVCQELGVREVFVPGDWPWAGDAERSALAGALLGVPDGSAVFVDGLVACAAPEVVVPAAARLRLAVLVHLPLADETGLTPGEAAELDARERATLRAAAAVVATSATTARRLVEHHGLAPARVHVAAPGADRASLASGTPDGRRLLCVAALTPRKGHDVLVAALAKVAEWPWECLCAGAGDPDRLDRLVAAHGLDGRVRFEGAQVGADLDARYAAADLLVLASHAETYGMVVTEALARGVPVLATAVGGVPEALGHAPSGAVPGLLVPPGDVAALAGALRRWLGEPDTRERLRAAARARRETLTGWDVTARAVTDVVGMI
- a CDS encoding 6-pyruvoyl trahydropterin synthase family protein is translated as MFSITVRDHIMVAHSFRGEVFGPAQRLHGATFVVDATFRRPELDADNIVVDIGKASAELGGVLAELNYRNLDDEPEFAGVNTSTEALAKVIADRLADRVHAGDLGEGARGLTGITVTLHESHIAWASYERGL
- a CDS encoding zinc-dependent alcohol dehydrogenase, which gives rise to MTLRDRAFWLRTPGHGEIRPVTVARHGPDQVLVRTLYSGVSRGTETLVFRGGVPASQHSAMRAPFQEGDFPGPVKYGYLNVGVVEEGPPALLGRTVFCLYPHQTRYAVPATAVTTVPDSVPARRAVLAGTVETAVNALWDAAPLVGDRVAVVGAGMVGSCVAALLARFPGVRVQLVDVDPGRAEVATALGVDFALPGDADGERDLVVHASATEAGLARSLELLAPEGTVVELSWYGDRRVSVPLGEHFHSRRLVVRGSQVGTVSPAQRGRRSFADRLALALELLADPAFDALISGECDFDDLPEVLPRLAGGDLPALCHVVRYGD
- a CDS encoding CDP-alcohol phosphatidyltransferase family protein; translation: MTALTADSLRGAVPIAALVTLAAVALALDAVDGQVARRTGSTSVLGARFDMEVDAVLIMVLSVVVAGSLGPWVLAIGAFRYVFVAAAWALPWLRGSLPLASPARW
- a CDS encoding glycoside hydrolase 5 family protein; translated protein: MRRAFALPPADRVWLGVNFWSRVGGPRMWPRYDGQTVAKELQVLADHGLTMTRSFFFWPDFMPTPDTLDETLLDRFADFLDLHEAIGMRTVPTLIVGHMSGENWDPAWRDGRDLYADVWLVGRQAWFAEMMARRFASHPAVAGWLLSNEMPLYGGLGTVPTVTAWAQLVIQGLRAGGAHQPVSIGDGAWTVETNASPSGYRLRELGPLVDWVGPHVYPMGDDPVRQHLRTAFLCELATVAGKPVVLEEFGASTDFVSEENLGHYYRQVLHNSLLGGSAGWVAWNNTDFDDLIDEPPYSHHPFELHFGVTDSNGAPKSALRELADFRTVLDAVDLARCARADTEVGIVVPAHVDSEHPFTDLGDQAAALAAIEQAYLTAREAGVPAGIVRESGGITDDCRLYLLPSAKQLTGPGWRRLEALAHAGATVYVSYCHGGTDNQRGPWYAGLNALFGVRHRLRYGIVDRITADTVEFTFQRDLGSLAAGTVLSFTAGGNPHQRAYLPVDPVDAEVIATDAEGRPALLRRAVGTGALVLCTYPWKRWRRPPRRSTPSRPGACTPRSPTTPAYAPRSAPATRACWSTAWSATTAPSSSGWSANPQTR